A genomic region of Verrucomicrobiia bacterium contains the following coding sequences:
- the rpsR gene encoding 30S ribosomal protein S18: MPRKTHTDKPDKRGGRRSASEIRTPRPKPKIDFTVDSLDYKNVNLLRQFVTDQGRILPRKYTGLPAHYQRRLNRAIKRARQMLLMK, translated from the coding sequence ATGCCACGCAAAACTCATACAGACAAACCCGACAAACGCGGCGGCCGCCGTTCCGCGTCCGAAATCCGCACGCCAAGGCCCAAGCCAAAGATTGATTTCACCGTTGATTCCCTGGATTACAAGAACGTCAACCTGCTTCGGCAGTTCGTGACGGACCAGGGCCGCATTCTGCCGCGCAAATATACCGGCCTGCCCGCGCACTATCAGCGCCGGTTGAACCGTGCCATCAAGCGCGCGCGCC
- the rpmG gene encoding 50S ribosomal protein L33, producing the protein MAREIITIECTEARKEGKSPSRYTTTRNKKLKTEKLQLKKFNPALRRHTLHREIK; encoded by the coding sequence ATGGCACGGGAAATCATCACCATTGAATGCACTGAGGCGCGGAAGGAAGGCAAATCCCCGTCGCGCTATACCACGACGCGGAACAAGAAGCTGAAGACGGAGAAGCTGCAGTTGAAGAAATTCAATCCTGCGCTTCGCCGCCACACGCTGCACCGCGAAATCAAGTAA
- a CDS encoding TraR/DksA C4-type zinc finger protein has translation MTTKKKNDKPAPKGKATGVATAAAILGRPVAQGKTNGAARIKPEWQAFYNNLLELREQLLRQMNGLAKESAQEMAGYSLHMADSGTDNFDRDFALSLLSSDQDAIYEIEEALKRIEKNTYGICELTGKPIPKARLEAIPWTRFTVQAQAQLEKEGALRQRRLGQLGTVDSVGSNEVETDDDEPEEKTKEKE, from the coding sequence GTGACTACGAAGAAGAAGAACGACAAGCCGGCACCCAAGGGCAAAGCGACGGGTGTTGCAACTGCGGCCGCGATCCTCGGGCGTCCTGTAGCACAGGGCAAGACCAACGGCGCGGCGCGGATCAAGCCTGAGTGGCAGGCCTTCTACAACAACCTGCTTGAACTGCGCGAGCAGTTGCTCCGGCAGATGAACGGCCTTGCCAAGGAATCTGCCCAGGAAATGGCCGGGTACAGCCTGCACATGGCCGATTCCGGCACGGATAATTTTGACCGTGACTTCGCGCTGAGCCTTCTCTCATCCGATCAGGATGCCATTTACGAAATCGAAGAAGCGCTCAAGCGCATCGAGAAAAACACGTACGGCATCTGTGAATTGACAGGCAAGCCCATCCCGAAAGCGCGTCTCGAAGCCATCCCGTGGACCCGTTTCACGGTGCAGGCCCAGGCGCAGCTCGAAAAGGAAGGTGCATTGCGCCAGCGCCGCCTGGGACAGCTGGGAACGGTTGACAGCGTCGGATCCAACGAAGTGGAAACCGATGACGACGAGCCTGAAGAGAAGACCAAGGAGAAGGAATAA
- the folE2 gene encoding GTP cyclohydrolase FolE2 gives MQKALRSNGHSRRVKARRPSAVPMHDKQNEPDTRELRIDKVGVRGLRFPIQVRDKAHVSQNTIATVGMFVDLPKEFKGTHMSRFIEVLNAHGDMIHVENITDILKAMQQKLNAATSHLEIEFPFFMCKQSPVSRKESLMDYVARFDAAASGNDIDFVLTVKANVTTLCPCSKAISRHGAHNQRGQVTVQLRFDQIVWIEDVIAMIEASASSELYALLKRQDEKAVTERAYENPVFVEDLVRNVALRLNAHPLVRWYKVEAENYESIHNHNAYACIERA, from the coding sequence ATGCAAAAAGCCCTCCGCTCAAACGGGCATTCACGCCGTGTCAAGGCGAGGAGGCCCAGCGCCGTCCCCATGCACGACAAGCAGAACGAGCCCGATACCCGGGAACTGCGCATCGATAAAGTCGGCGTTCGCGGCTTGAGATTTCCCATACAGGTCCGCGACAAAGCCCACGTCTCGCAGAATACAATCGCCACGGTCGGGATGTTTGTGGACCTGCCCAAGGAGTTCAAGGGCACCCACATGAGCCGCTTCATCGAGGTGCTCAACGCGCATGGCGACATGATTCACGTCGAGAATATTACCGACATCCTGAAGGCCATGCAGCAGAAGCTCAACGCGGCGACGTCGCACCTGGAAATAGAGTTCCCGTTCTTCATGTGCAAGCAGTCGCCAGTCAGCCGCAAGGAAAGCCTGATGGACTACGTGGCGCGATTCGATGCCGCTGCGTCCGGCAATGACATCGATTTCGTGCTTACAGTGAAGGCCAATGTCACGACCTTGTGCCCCTGTTCAAAGGCGATTTCTCGCCATGGCGCCCACAACCAGCGCGGACAGGTGACGGTTCAATTGCGATTTGACCAGATCGTCTGGATTGAGGATGTCATCGCCATGATTGAGGCTTCGGCGAGCTCGGAGCTGTATGCGCTGTTGAAACGGCAGGATGAGAAGGCCGTGACGGAGCGGGCCTATGAAAACCCGGTGTTTGTGGAGGATCTGGTGCGAAACGTGGCATTGCGGCTGAATGCTCATCCGCTGGTCCGATGGTACAAGGTGGAGGCGGAAAACTACGAGAGCATCCATAATCACAACGCGTACGCCTGCATTGAACGGGCCTGA
- a CDS encoding response regulator, which yields MNRTASRVLLIEDDSKIMELLEELLSADNIALDCATTAAEALTRTRKENFDLILLDLGLPDSNGFDLLKRLQEQPETESTPAIVLTAWNETKDKLRGFELGAVDYVTKPFEAAELRARVCRALRTKRLQDQLTQTNRELLAARVAAEAAARAKAEFLANMSHEIRTPMNGIIAMAGLLLETSLSTEQRGYVDTVYASSESLLTITNDILDFSKIESGKLELERQPVDLRGCIEDALDLLATKAAEKKLDIAYQIEDGIPAQVLGDITRLRQILVNLVSNGIKFTQSGEVVVQVKLLSAPAAGSDKWHLHFSVRDTGIGIPVDRLARLFKSFSQADASTTRQYGGTGLGLAISKRLVELMDGKMWVESVPQKGSTFHFTLPMQTAPAPELRQVNLDGRQAQLADLRLLVVDDNPTNCRILTLQAGKWGMIPRAAQSASQALDFLKAGESFDLAILDMQMPGMDGLMLAAEIRKLPSTMMMPLVLLTSMGVRADAPDFASAAFASCLTKPIKPAQLHEVLIRVISGAKPAARKAPVPSKLDPTLALRLPLRMLLCDDNAINQKVAVRLLQQMGYKPDIAANGVEALAALERQTYDLIFMDIQMPEMDGMEATRIIRERQKDRAKHPNYKSSIIIVAMTANAMTGDREKCIAGGMDDYLSKPVRPEDVRKVIERWASTATVPEAANSLKPAQTETATASTAPVSPVNEVPPVDMERLLDFTNGNADDLRELINLYLKQTGDQIAQLNAAVAADSASEARRLAHSCAGASATCGMGAIVPLLRELERQGNEGQLVNGAQLAERISHEFNRIRVYLETFLQKQVALAANP from the coding sequence ATGAACCGGACTGCATCGCGTGTGCTCTTGATTGAGGACGATTCCAAGATCATGGAACTCCTGGAGGAACTTCTCAGCGCGGACAATATCGCGCTGGATTGCGCCACCACCGCTGCCGAGGCGTTGACCCGCACGCGCAAGGAAAACTTCGATCTCATCCTGCTCGACCTTGGCCTGCCCGACAGCAACGGGTTTGATCTCTTGAAAAGGCTGCAAGAGCAGCCGGAAACGGAATCGACCCCGGCCATTGTCCTGACGGCGTGGAATGAAACGAAGGACAAGTTGCGCGGGTTTGAGCTGGGCGCGGTGGATTATGTGACGAAGCCGTTTGAAGCCGCTGAGTTGCGCGCGCGTGTCTGCCGGGCGCTGCGAACCAAACGCCTGCAGGATCAGCTGACGCAAACGAACCGCGAACTCCTCGCCGCACGCGTCGCCGCCGAAGCCGCCGCCCGTGCGAAGGCCGAATTCCTGGCAAACATGAGCCATGAAATCCGCACGCCCATGAATGGCATCATCGCCATGGCCGGGCTGCTTCTTGAAACATCGCTCTCGACCGAGCAACGCGGGTACGTGGATACCGTTTACGCCAGCAGCGAGTCGCTGCTCACGATCACAAACGACATTCTCGATTTTTCGAAGATTGAATCGGGGAAGCTGGAATTGGAACGGCAGCCTGTGGATTTGCGCGGTTGCATTGAAGACGCTCTCGACCTTCTGGCCACCAAGGCCGCTGAGAAGAAGCTCGATATTGCCTACCAGATTGAGGATGGCATCCCGGCTCAGGTCCTGGGTGATATCACAAGGTTGCGCCAGATCCTCGTGAACCTCGTCAGCAACGGCATCAAGTTCACGCAGTCGGGCGAAGTGGTGGTGCAGGTGAAGCTCCTTTCCGCGCCCGCCGCAGGTTCCGACAAGTGGCACCTCCATTTCTCGGTTCGCGACACTGGCATTGGAATCCCCGTGGACCGCCTTGCACGGCTGTTCAAATCGTTCAGCCAGGCCGATGCCTCCACCACCCGGCAATACGGCGGAACCGGCCTGGGACTCGCAATCAGCAAGCGCCTTGTTGAATTGATGGATGGCAAAATGTGGGTTGAAAGCGTTCCTCAAAAAGGTTCAACGTTTCATTTCACACTGCCCATGCAAACTGCCCCGGCGCCTGAGTTGCGCCAGGTCAACCTTGACGGCCGCCAGGCGCAACTCGCCGACCTTCGCCTGCTCGTCGTCGACGACAACCCGACGAATTGCCGGATTCTCACGCTGCAGGCGGGCAAATGGGGAATGATTCCACGCGCGGCGCAGAGTGCGTCACAGGCGCTGGATTTCCTGAAGGCGGGGGAATCATTCGATCTTGCAATCCTCGACATGCAGATGCCTGGGATGGACGGCCTGATGCTGGCCGCGGAAATCCGGAAGCTTCCGAGCACGATGATGATGCCGCTGGTGTTATTGACATCAATGGGAGTTCGGGCGGATGCGCCGGATTTTGCGAGTGCTGCATTCGCCAGCTGCCTCACCAAGCCGATCAAACCCGCGCAATTGCACGAGGTTCTGATCCGCGTCATCTCCGGTGCGAAACCGGCAGCCCGGAAAGCCCCTGTGCCCTCGAAGCTCGATCCCACGCTTGCGCTGCGCCTCCCGCTCAGAATGCTCTTGTGCGATGACAACGCCATCAACCAGAAGGTTGCGGTTCGCCTGCTGCAGCAGATGGGATACAAGCCGGACATCGCGGCGAACGGCGTCGAAGCGCTCGCGGCACTTGAACGGCAGACCTACGACCTCATTTTCATGGATATCCAAATGCCTGAAATGGACGGCATGGAAGCCACGCGCATCATTCGCGAACGGCAGAAGGATCGGGCCAAGCATCCCAATTACAAGTCATCGATCATCATCGTCGCGATGACTGCAAACGCGATGACCGGGGACCGCGAGAAATGCATCGCTGGCGGCATGGATGATTATCTTTCAAAGCCGGTGCGGCCCGAGGACGTGCGCAAGGTCATCGAGCGCTGGGCGTCGACAGCGACCGTACCCGAGGCGGCAAACAGCCTGAAGCCTGCACAAACGGAGACCGCGACGGCGTCGACCGCTCCCGTTTCTCCCGTGAATGAAGTTCCACCCGTGGACATGGAGCGCCTGCTTGATTTCACGAACGGCAATGCAGATGATCTTCGCGAATTGATCAACCTTTACCTCAAGCAGACGGGCGATCAGATCGCGCAGCTCAATGCTGCTGTGGCGGCGGATTCCGCGTCCGAAGCGCGGCGGCTCGCTCACAGCTGCGCGGGCGCCAGCGCGACGTGCGGCATGGGAGCCATCGTGCCCCTGCTCCGCGAACTCGAACGCCAGGGCAATGAAGGGCAGCTTGTCAACGGCGCCCAGCTGGCCGAACGGATTTCGCACGAATTCAATCGCATCCGCGTTTATCTGGAAACCTTTCTGCAAAAACAGGTCGCACTGGCCGCGAATCCATAG
- a CDS encoding response regulator, which translates to MKKILLIEDDQVFANVYRNKLLLEGFEVEVANDGELGYQRIQQFRPDAVLLDLLLPKLPGLELLKRIRSEADTQSLPVVVFTNTYLTTSIQEARAAGATKCMTKSTCTPADVISTVRSLLTDAVAESPSQTAEPEERTESAAADVDIVAELLATFSEEFPTTIVALRAQLQSLCKVENEAVRVQQLSNLGRLVHGVAASAGIVGLTQLARLAAALESLLKELQEKPRNINASTLRTVASAVDCLAIVFERGEATAEKIASARILVVDDEIISRRAVTHALEKAKLTSVAVDDPLRALNLTMTSRFDLVVLDVDMPNMNGYELCSKIRTLPAYKKTPVVFVTSLNDFEARANSTMSGGNDFIAKPFLFTELAVKALIYVLRSQLPEKR; encoded by the coding sequence ATGAAGAAAATCCTGCTGATCGAAGATGACCAGGTTTTCGCCAATGTTTACCGAAACAAGCTTCTCCTCGAAGGGTTCGAGGTGGAAGTCGCCAACGATGGCGAACTGGGTTATCAGCGGATTCAGCAGTTTCGCCCCGACGCCGTTCTTCTCGATTTGCTGCTGCCCAAGCTGCCCGGACTCGAACTGCTGAAGCGGATTCGCTCAGAGGCAGACACGCAATCGCTGCCCGTGGTGGTTTTCACGAACACGTATCTTACCACCTCGATCCAGGAAGCCCGCGCCGCGGGGGCAACGAAATGCATGACGAAATCCACCTGCACACCCGCTGACGTGATCAGCACGGTCCGCAGCCTCTTAACCGACGCAGTTGCAGAGTCTCCGTCGCAAACGGCTGAGCCCGAGGAGCGCACGGAATCGGCCGCAGCCGATGTCGATATTGTCGCTGAGCTGCTGGCCACCTTCAGCGAGGAATTTCCCACCACAATTGTTGCCCTGCGGGCGCAGTTGCAGAGCCTGTGCAAGGTCGAGAACGAAGCCGTCCGCGTTCAACAGCTGAGCAACCTCGGACGCCTGGTTCACGGAGTTGCAGCGAGCGCAGGAATCGTCGGGCTCACCCAGCTCGCGCGCCTGGCCGCAGCACTGGAATCGCTGTTGAAGGAGCTGCAGGAAAAGCCAAGGAACATCAACGCCTCAACCCTGCGCACCGTCGCTTCGGCAGTGGATTGCCTCGCCATTGTGTTCGAACGAGGCGAGGCGACCGCGGAAAAGATTGCTTCTGCCCGCATCCTCGTGGTTGACGATGAAATCATTTCGCGTCGCGCTGTGACCCACGCGCTTGAAAAAGCAAAGCTCACTTCCGTGGCTGTCGACGACCCGTTGCGCGCGCTGAACCTGACAATGACGAGCCGGTTCGATCTCGTGGTGCTCGACGTCGACATGCCGAACATGAACGGCTACGAGCTGTGCTCAAAAATCCGGACCCTGCCTGCCTACAAGAAGACGCCTGTCGTATTCGTGACGAGCCTTAATGACTTCGAGGCGCGTGCGAACTCCACCATGAGCGGCGGCAATGATTTCATTGCAAAACCGTTTTTGTTTACGGAATTGGCGGTCAAGGCACTTATTTATGTGCTGAGGTCGCAATTGCCGGAGAAGCGTTGA
- a CDS encoding HIT domain-containing protein, whose protein sequence is MEPLHAPWRIEYILSSKPDLPEESVFTAIAQSNDDDSNYVIARDRTCFALLNKYPYTGGHLMVVPYRQTPDLNGLTGQEMADMMQLTRRCQNALTQVMHPQGFNIGINQGKCAGAGILEHLHIHVVPRWNGDTNFMPVLGCTTVVPEALSEVAAKLRDALRR, encoded by the coding sequence ATGGAACCGCTGCACGCCCCCTGGCGTATTGAATACATCCTCTCGAGCAAACCCGACCTGCCAGAGGAAAGCGTATTTACTGCAATCGCGCAGTCAAACGACGACGACTCGAATTATGTCATCGCCCGCGATCGCACCTGCTTCGCCCTGCTCAATAAATATCCCTACACGGGCGGCCATCTCATGGTGGTTCCCTACCGTCAGACGCCGGATTTGAACGGGCTGACCGGCCAGGAGATGGCCGATATGATGCAACTGACCCGTCGCTGTCAAAACGCTCTCACGCAGGTCATGCATCCGCAGGGATTCAACATTGGAATCAATCAGGGCAAGTGCGCTGGAGCCGGGATTCTTGAGCACCTGCATATTCACGTGGTGCCGCGCTGGAACGGCGATACCAACTTCATGCCGGTCCTCGGTTGCACGACGGTGGTTCCAGAGGCACTCTCTGAGGTCGCCGCGAAATTGCGCGATGCGTTGCGCCGATAG
- a CDS encoding PhoH family protein: MASETLHFENARMAQQLFNNDPRNLQALETQLGVKATSREGWIKLEGESEAIERAKQLFLSLEGSLKAGSPVRSRDFTHALNIVRNEGVSTLKDLMTDRITTSEKKGGVTAKTVGQKKYMDAIRSHDVTFGIGPAGTGKTYLAVATAIAALREGKVSRIILTRPAVEAGEALGFLPGDLYEKITPYLRPLHDALHDMLPAEDVQKHMERSIIEIAPLAYMRGRTLNNAFIILDEAQNSTMEQMFMFLTRLGANSKAVITGDETQVDLPAHKQSGLVEAHRVLRNIEGVAVVEFSRKDVVRHPLVQRIIAAYEEHRGKGRGAPRKNDE, from the coding sequence ATGGCTTCTGAAACCCTGCACTTTGAAAATGCGCGCATGGCGCAACAACTTTTCAACAATGACCCGCGCAACCTTCAGGCGCTTGAAACGCAACTTGGCGTCAAGGCAACCTCGCGGGAAGGATGGATCAAGCTGGAGGGCGAATCGGAAGCCATTGAGCGCGCCAAGCAGCTGTTCCTTTCACTCGAAGGCTCGCTGAAGGCGGGCTCGCCCGTGCGCAGCCGCGACTTCACCCACGCTTTGAACATCGTCCGCAACGAGGGCGTTTCCACGCTCAAGGACCTCATGACCGACCGCATAACGACGTCCGAAAAGAAGGGCGGCGTGACCGCAAAGACGGTTGGGCAGAAGAAATACATGGATGCGATTCGCTCGCATGACGTGACCTTCGGCATCGGTCCCGCCGGAACGGGCAAGACTTACCTGGCGGTCGCAACCGCCATTGCCGCGCTGCGCGAAGGCAAGGTTTCACGGATCATCCTCACGCGTCCTGCCGTTGAAGCCGGCGAGGCGCTTGGATTTCTTCCCGGCGACCTTTACGAGAAAATCACTCCCTACCTGCGTCCCCTGCATGACGCGCTGCACGACATGCTTCCCGCTGAGGATGTTCAGAAGCACATGGAACGCAGCATCATCGAAATTGCGCCGCTCGCCTACATGCGGGGCCGCACACTGAATAACGCGTTCATCATCCTGGACGAGGCGCAGAACTCCACGATGGAACAGATGTTCATGTTCCTGACGCGGCTTGGCGCGAATTCAAAGGCGGTGATAACAGGCGATGAAACGCAGGTCGATCTGCCGGCCCACAAACAGTCGGGACTCGTTGAAGCCCATCGCGTGTTGCGAAACATTGAAGGCGTTGCCGTCGTTGAATTCTCGCGCAAGGACGTGGTGCGCCATCCGCTGGTCCAACGCATCATTGCCGCCTACGAGG